In Zhaonella formicivorans, one DNA window encodes the following:
- a CDS encoding thioredoxin family protein, which yields MEPVIMALEKKYGEQIRFIVVDVNTEQGYKLAEDFNIRFLPTMLFLDQSGDMVKQLEGWIDGAVLEDRLVSLLDRE from the coding sequence TTGGAGCCCGTGATTATGGCTCTGGAGAAAAAATATGGGGAACAAATCAGGTTTATTGTGGTTGATGTCAACACGGAGCAGGGTTACAAGCTGGCGGAGGATTTTAACATCCGTTTTCTGCCCACAATGTTATTTTTGGATCAAAGCGGTGACATGGTCAAACAACTCGAAGGCTGGATAGACGGTGCTGTTTTGGAGGACCGGCTGGTCTCACTTTTAGACCGGGAGTGA
- a CDS encoding DUF512 domain-containing protein, giving the protein MEGWKKAPEHFILFAARQHNILTITSKCNVHCIFCSHRQNPPGVTTYYVEELSLEQVKEYAEYLDGTRKIIIGESATKISEGEPFTHPEIIPVLQYLRRRFPRTPLQLTTNGSLLTPEIIAELVKLSPVELYLSLNSVSRQGRLKLMADRRGPGQGLLKMLAEAGLAFHGSLVAMPWIVGWEDLHDTVLALDRSGAKTIRIFLPGYTRLAPAGLRFPPGLWEQLSEFVVKHKQQISTPLTLEPPHLADLNPEVGGVIKGSPAAEAGLWPGDVILAINNEPPFSRVDAFHKLLAAGKAEIHVRRGKEQFALTLIKNNNEPSGLVMEYDLSREEAETIIQNVRKAGAGSPLLLASQAGYRVVKESLQKIAPEAGVEVQQAANDFFGGSIITAGLLTVEDFQKHWLKMGTEAKNKYDLLVLPAKAFDHRGQDLTGRSYWELQELTGIPVIII; this is encoded by the coding sequence GTGGAGGGGTGGAAAAAAGCACCGGAGCATTTTATTCTGTTTGCTGCTAGACAACATAACATCTTGACCATTACCTCCAAATGCAACGTGCACTGCATTTTTTGCAGCCACCGCCAAAACCCTCCGGGCGTAACAACGTATTATGTTGAAGAGTTAAGCCTTGAGCAAGTCAAAGAATATGCCGAATACCTGGATGGAACCCGAAAAATAATTATCGGTGAGTCGGCCACTAAAATCAGTGAAGGCGAGCCTTTTACCCACCCGGAGATTATTCCTGTCTTACAATATTTGCGCCGGCGGTTTCCCAGGACGCCGCTGCAATTAACCACCAACGGCAGTCTCTTGACTCCTGAAATTATAGCTGAGCTGGTGAAATTGTCTCCGGTGGAACTGTATTTATCCCTCAACAGCGTTTCGCGGCAAGGTAGGCTGAAACTGATGGCTGACCGTCGCGGGCCGGGACAGGGTTTACTGAAAATGCTGGCTGAAGCAGGACTTGCTTTCCATGGCAGTTTGGTGGCCATGCCCTGGATAGTTGGCTGGGAGGACTTGCACGACACTGTTTTGGCCTTAGACAGATCCGGGGCAAAAACCATTCGCATTTTCTTGCCGGGGTATACAAGGTTAGCCCCTGCCGGACTGCGCTTTCCGCCCGGGTTATGGGAACAACTGTCCGAGTTTGTGGTTAAGCATAAGCAGCAAATAAGCACGCCGCTGACGTTGGAGCCTCCCCATTTGGCGGATTTAAACCCTGAGGTTGGCGGGGTAATAAAAGGATCACCCGCAGCAGAGGCGGGGCTTTGGCCAGGTGATGTCATCCTTGCCATTAACAACGAACCCCCTTTTTCCAGGGTTGATGCTTTTCATAAGCTTCTGGCCGCAGGAAAAGCTGAAATTCATGTGAGGCGGGGGAAGGAGCAGTTCGCTCTCACATTAATTAAAAACAATAATGAGCCCTCCGGTTTAGTTATGGAATATGATCTCAGCCGGGAAGAGGCCGAAACGATCATTCAGAACGTACGCAAGGCGGGAGCCGGGTCGCCTTTGCTTCTTGCTTCCCAGGCGGGTTACCGGGTTGTAAAGGAGAGTTTACAAAAAATTGCACCGGAAGCAGGAGTTGAAGTCCAGCAGGCAGCCAATGATTTTTTTGGCGGTTCCATAATTACCGCCGGGTTATTAACAGTTGAAGATTTTCAAAAGCACTGGCTGAAAATGGGGACTGAAGCCAAAAACAAATATGATTTGCTAGTACTGCCTGCAAAGGCTTTCGACCACCGGGGGCAGGACCTGACAGGCCGTTCTTATTGGGAATTGCAAGAACTTACCGGTATACCCGTGATTATTATCTAG
- a CDS encoding 5-formyltetrahydrofolate cyclo-ligase — translation MKKELRRRIMAERQALSQESVQEKSSIIARQVVALNEFKQAMTVMAYLAFRNEVDTGQIITRVLAGGKRLLIPVSDRKEVKIIPAEIKNYPGDLVPGAYGILEPKPELFCPVAPEEIDLVLIPGVAFDEQGNRLGYGAGYYDRFLERLRPEVLKVALAFELQITDQVYAEPHDKKVDLIITEKRIIKCRGF, via the coding sequence GTGAAAAAAGAATTACGCCGCCGGATCATGGCGGAAAGGCAAGCCTTAAGCCAGGAAAGTGTGCAGGAGAAAAGCAGCATCATTGCTCGGCAAGTGGTTGCCTTGAATGAATTTAAGCAGGCAATGACTGTTATGGCTTATTTGGCCTTTCGGAACGAAGTTGACACGGGGCAGATCATTACCCGGGTTCTGGCCGGAGGAAAACGCTTGCTGATTCCGGTAAGCGACCGGAAGGAAGTTAAGATTATACCGGCAGAAATCAAAAATTACCCCGGGGACCTGGTACCGGGAGCCTATGGCATTCTGGAGCCTAAGCCTGAACTCTTTTGCCCCGTTGCTCCTGAAGAAATTGATTTGGTACTTATACCTGGTGTTGCCTTTGATGAGCAGGGCAACCGTTTAGGATACGGAGCCGGTTATTATGACCGCTTTTTAGAGCGCCTGCGACCGGAGGTACTTAAGGTTGCTTTGGCTTTTGAACTGCAAATTACTGACCAGGTGTATGCTGAGCCGCATGACAAAAAGGTTGATCTTATTATTACCGAAAAAAGAATTATCAAGTGCAGAGGTTTTTAA
- a CDS encoding NAD(P)H-dependent oxidoreductase subunit E, with protein sequence MSQCQCCGGAPEATEKEKSLEEVFAKYRGTKGALIPVLQAAQDIYGS encoded by the coding sequence ATGAGTCAGTGCCAGTGCTGTGGCGGAGCCCCAGAGGCTACTGAAAAAGAAAAAAGTTTGGAAGAGGTATTTGCCAAATACCGGGGAACTAAAGGGGCTTTAATCCCGGTTTTGCAGGCTGCCCAAGACATTTATGGGTCCTGA
- a CDS encoding transposase yields the protein MKGKSTTGNFCIKLLVGIVPRRVVVKMERPAGQLFFEFTFIVTNMELQPRNIVRFYCQRGHMENFIKEAKNGFACHKLSSTNFESNAVKLQLSMLAYNFNNWFRRLCLPEPMKPNRMETLRLKLIKIAGKLVRSARYWTWKLCSSYIYQNSFIQTLQNISSLPCLVNE from the coding sequence ATGAAAGGCAAGTCCACTACCGGGAATTTCTGTATCAAGCTACTAGTTGGGATCGTGCCCCGCCGCGTTGTTGTCAAAATGGAACGGCCTGCTGGACAATTGTTCTTTGAATTCACGTTTATCGTGACAAACATGGAACTACAACCGCGTAATATCGTTCGTTTTTACTGTCAACGTGGACATATGGAAAACTTTATTAAGGAAGCCAAAAATGGATTCGCTTGTCACAAACTTAGCAGCACTAACTTTGAATCCAATGCAGTAAAACTGCAGTTATCCATGTTGGCATACAACTTTAACAACTGGTTTCGTAGGTTGTGCTTGCCTGAACCAATGAAACCAAACCGAATGGAGACACTGCGGTTGAAATTAATCAAAATTGCAGGGAAACTGGTACGTTCCGCTCGCTACTGGACCTGGAAGTTATGCAGCTCTTATATATACCAAAATTCATTTATACAAACCTTGCAAAATATAAGCAGTTTGCCTTGTTTAGTAAATGAATAA
- the nuoF gene encoding NADH-quinone oxidoreductase subunit NuoF — MKRVLICAGTGCVSSGSRKVTNRLKEEMQKQGIDFEICVTGCHGFCEQGPIVIVEPDGVFYCRVAEEDVAEIIEKHLKQGEVVERLLFKDPVTQEPVKTYKDITFYKLQQRNVLKNCGHIDPENIDHYLANEGYEGLRKALTSMSREEVIAEVKKSGLRGRGGAGFPTGMKWEFTYKSPGDKKYVVCNADEGDPGAFMDRSVLEGDPHAVIEGMAIAAYAIGADEGYIYVRAEYPLATERLRIAIAQAEKRGFLGDNIMGTGFNFKLHIKAGAGAFVCGEETALLMSIEGNRGMPRVRPPFPAVKGLWEKPTNINNVETYANVPSILRYGADWYAGIGTEKSKGTKVFALTGKVKNTGLAEVPMGITMREIIFEIGGGIQNDKEFKAVQIGGPSGGCLPADLLDLPVDYDSLTQAGAMMGSGGLVVMDEETCMVDVARFFLKFTQAESCGKCTPCREGTKRMLEILTKITEGRGTMEDIALLERLGKVIKSTALCGLGQTAPNPVLTTLKYFRHEYEAHIQEKRCPAGVCKELIKYEIIADKCTGCTRCARSCPVGAISGKVKEAHIIDQSKCTKCGSCYEKCRFNAILKG, encoded by the coding sequence ATGAAGCGTGTTTTAATTTGTGCCGGTACAGGATGTGTTTCTTCAGGATCCCGCAAGGTTACTAACAGGCTGAAGGAAGAGATGCAAAAACAGGGGATAGATTTTGAAATATGTGTAACCGGTTGTCACGGTTTCTGCGAGCAGGGCCCCATTGTGATTGTCGAGCCTGACGGTGTATTCTACTGCCGTGTGGCAGAGGAAGATGTAGCTGAAATTATTGAAAAGCACTTAAAACAAGGGGAAGTGGTTGAACGGCTCCTGTTTAAGGATCCGGTTACTCAGGAGCCGGTAAAAACCTATAAGGATATTACTTTTTATAAACTGCAGCAGCGGAATGTGCTGAAAAATTGCGGCCATATCGATCCTGAAAATATCGACCATTACCTGGCCAATGAAGGGTATGAAGGTTTGCGTAAAGCTTTGACTTCCATGAGCCGGGAGGAAGTTATTGCCGAGGTTAAAAAATCAGGTTTGAGGGGCCGGGGTGGCGCCGGTTTCCCCACGGGAATGAAATGGGAATTTACTTACAAGTCTCCCGGCGACAAGAAATATGTAGTTTGTAATGCTGACGAGGGTGACCCGGGTGCATTCATGGACAGGAGCGTGCTGGAAGGCGATCCCCATGCGGTAATCGAAGGTATGGCCATCGCTGCTTATGCTATTGGCGCTGATGAGGGCTATATCTATGTCCGGGCAGAGTATCCGCTGGCTACCGAACGTTTGCGCATCGCCATTGCCCAGGCCGAGAAGCGGGGCTTTTTAGGCGATAACATCATGGGAACAGGTTTTAATTTCAAGCTGCATATCAAGGCGGGGGCCGGAGCTTTCGTCTGCGGTGAGGAGACAGCACTCCTGATGTCCATCGAAGGCAACAGGGGTATGCCCCGTGTCCGTCCTCCTTTCCCTGCGGTGAAAGGTTTATGGGAAAAACCAACTAATATCAACAACGTGGAAACTTATGCCAACGTACCCAGCATTTTGCGCTACGGCGCCGACTGGTACGCCGGCATCGGCACCGAGAAAAGCAAAGGGACCAAGGTTTTTGCCTTAACCGGTAAAGTGAAGAATACCGGTTTGGCCGAAGTTCCCATGGGCATTACTATGCGGGAAATCATCTTTGAGATCGGCGGCGGCATCCAAAACGACAAGGAATTTAAAGCCGTACAGATCGGTGGTCCCTCCGGCGGCTGCCTGCCTGCAGATCTCCTGGATTTGCCGGTAGATTATGATTCCTTGACTCAGGCAGGAGCCATGATGGGTTCCGGCGGTTTGGTGGTCATGGATGAGGAAACCTGTATGGTTGACGTGGCCCGTTTCTTCTTAAAGTTTACCCAGGCTGAGTCCTGCGGCAAGTGTACTCCCTGCCGGGAAGGCACCAAGCGGATGCTGGAGATCTTAACTAAAATTACCGAAGGCCGGGGCACCATGGAGGATATCGCTTTGCTGGAGCGTCTGGGCAAGGTGATCAAATCCACGGCTCTCTGCGGTTTGGGACAAACTGCGCCTAACCCGGTCTTAACCACCTTGAAATACTTCAGGCACGAGTATGAGGCCCATATTCAGGAGAAACGCTGCCCGGCCGGAGTATGTAAAGAGCTAATAAAATATGAAATTATTGCTGACAAGTGCACAGGTTGTACCAGATGCGCCAGGAGTTGCCCTGTGGGAGCGATTTCCGGCAAGGTGAAAGAAGCCCATATTATCGACCAGAGCAAGTGTACCAAGTGCGGCTCTTGCTATGAAAAATGCAGATTCAATGCAATTTTAAAAGGGTAA